The proteins below are encoded in one region of Parvicella tangerina:
- a CDS encoding enoyl-ACP reductase FabI, which translates to MSTDILKGKKGIIFGALNEMSIAWKVAQKAHEQGAQFVLTNAPIAMRMGEINKLAEETNSEIIPADATSVEDLENLITKAQEILGGKLDFILHSIGMSPNVRKKKHYTDINYEWYKTTLDVSATSLHKTLAIAKKQDAINDWGSVVALTYIAAQRIFPDYGDMADAKSLLESITRSFGYHYGVDKKVRINTISQSPTVTTAGSGVGGFDKFISYAEKMSPLGNASAEACADYCIAMFSDLTKYVTMQNLYHDGGFSATGVTNDIMDMM; encoded by the coding sequence ATGTCTACAGATATACTGAAAGGTAAGAAAGGAATTATTTTTGGTGCACTCAACGAAATGTCAATTGCATGGAAAGTTGCTCAGAAGGCACATGAACAAGGTGCTCAATTTGTACTTACCAATGCTCCTATTGCAATGCGAATGGGAGAAATTAACAAATTGGCTGAAGAAACAAATTCTGAGATCATTCCAGCGGATGCGACTTCTGTTGAAGATCTCGAGAATCTGATTACGAAAGCGCAGGAGATTCTTGGCGGCAAACTTGACTTCATACTTCATTCAATTGGTATGTCACCGAATGTCCGTAAGAAAAAGCACTATACAGACATCAATTATGAATGGTATAAAACCACGCTTGATGTTTCTGCTACCTCACTTCACAAGACATTGGCGATTGCGAAAAAACAAGATGCGATCAATGATTGGGGTTCTGTAGTTGCCTTGACCTATATTGCAGCTCAGCGAATATTTCCTGACTATGGAGATATGGCAGATGCAAAATCATTGTTGGAATCCATCACAAGAAGCTTCGGGTATCATTACGGTGTAGACAAAAAAGTAAGAATAAATACTATTTCTCAATCTCCTACTGTAACAACTGCTGGAAGTGGTGTTGGAGGGTTTGATAAGTTCATCTCCTATGCTGAAAAAATGAGTCCGCTTGGAAATGCTTCTGCCGAAGCTTGCGCTGATTACTGTATTGCGATGTTTAGTGATCTTACCAAGTATGTAACCATGCAAAACCTCTATCATGACGGAGGTTTCTCTGCAACTGGTGTGACGAACGACATAATGGACATGATGTAA
- a CDS encoding J domain-containing protein: MKREYAKILGVGQNATETEIKKAFRKLALKYHPDKNPSADANKMFVRICEAYEGLLEGDQVQEEPPFKGGHDSRRKYHKDLTPEELEKRMQWAREYAERKAFEEEHIHQISLSQMQRSHMRYLVPFTLLICTIFLSLISLDYLVLAPKKISGVLMNYSQSGLRIDYLIYDVEASQQHRIDHPDISNHDVFIELHARMNEDDWHAVGENTAIEVLQTPLFNDYLGFRAVDGDQRIVYHRGRMHFLFWLYFVIFLAPFIVRFFRGANSFYIVFVYLTTYLGLLTSIIYILQFVFYKLEG; encoded by the coding sequence TTGAAACGAGAATACGCAAAAATACTGGGAGTAGGTCAGAACGCTACAGAAACGGAGATTAAAAAGGCTTTTAGAAAACTAGCGTTAAAGTACCATCCCGATAAAAATCCTTCAGCTGATGCAAATAAAATGTTTGTTCGGATTTGTGAAGCTTATGAAGGGCTGTTGGAAGGTGATCAAGTTCAGGAGGAGCCACCCTTTAAAGGAGGGCATGATAGCAGGAGGAAATATCACAAAGATCTTACTCCAGAGGAACTCGAAAAGAGGATGCAATGGGCCAGGGAATACGCAGAAAGAAAAGCGTTTGAAGAGGAGCATATTCATCAAATCTCGCTTTCCCAAATGCAACGTTCACACATGCGTTATTTGGTTCCATTCACTTTATTGATCTGCACGATCTTCTTATCTTTAATATCCCTGGATTATTTAGTCTTGGCACCAAAAAAAATAAGTGGTGTACTGATGAATTATTCACAGTCGGGATTGCGGATTGACTACCTCATTTATGATGTGGAAGCTAGTCAGCAGCACCGAATTGATCACCCAGATATTTCAAATCATGATGTTTTTATTGAATTACATGCCAGGATGAATGAAGACGATTGGCATGCTGTAGGAGAAAATACTGCAATAGAGGTGCTACAGACTCCACTTTTTAATGACTACCTTGGTTTTAGGGCTGTAGATGGAGACCAACGCATTGTGTATCACCGAGGAAGAATGCATTTTCTTTTTTGGTTGTATTTTGTAATCTTTTTAGCACCCTTTATTGTCCGGTTTTTTCGCGGAGCAAATTCTTTCTACATTGTATTTGTATATTTGACAACCTACCTGGGATTATTAACGAGTATCATTTACATATTGCAATTTGTTTTTTATAAACTAGAAGGATGA
- a CDS encoding citrate synthase yields MSETAKLTLDGQTYEFPIIVGTENEKAIDISKLRSQTGYITLDYGFKNTGSTSSAITFLDGEKGILRYRGYPIEQLAEKAEFLEVAFLIIYGELPTKEEYEEFKDAIVHHTLVHEDMKHFLEAYPRGAHPMGVAASMVCSLSTFYPESQDPNRPKKAIDLTIHRLLAKLPTIAAWSHKFSKRHPVVYPNNKYDYTENFLYMMFSMPTEEYEPDPVVAKALNKLLILHADHEQNCSASTVRIVGSSQANLYASVAAGVTALWGPLHGGANQAVIEMLENIRKDGGDTDKWIAKAKDKEDPFRLMGFGHRVYKNFDPRATIIKKAADDVLDKLGVVDPVLDIAKKLEKVALEDEYFVKRGLYPNVDFYSGIIYRALGIPTEMFTVMFALGRLPGWIGQWKEMIENGEPIGRPRQVYKGANKRDYVPIENR; encoded by the coding sequence ATGAGCGAGACAGCTAAATTAACTCTTGATGGACAGACCTATGAGTTTCCAATAATTGTTGGTACAGAAAATGAGAAGGCGATTGATATTTCTAAGCTTAGAAGTCAAACGGGCTACATTACTTTAGACTATGGTTTTAAAAACACAGGGTCTACGAGTAGTGCAATCACTTTTTTGGATGGGGAAAAAGGAATCTTAAGATATAGAGGGTATCCCATCGAGCAATTAGCTGAAAAAGCTGAATTTCTTGAAGTAGCGTTTCTAATCATTTATGGTGAATTACCTACTAAAGAAGAATACGAAGAGTTTAAAGATGCTATTGTTCACCACACCTTGGTTCATGAAGACATGAAGCATTTCTTGGAAGCATACCCCAGAGGAGCTCACCCAATGGGAGTTGCTGCATCTATGGTTTGTTCATTGTCTACTTTTTACCCTGAATCACAAGATCCAAACAGACCAAAGAAAGCAATTGACTTGACCATTCATAGATTATTGGCAAAATTACCAACCATTGCCGCATGGTCTCACAAATTCTCGAAAAGACATCCTGTTGTTTATCCTAACAACAAATACGACTATACTGAGAACTTCCTTTATATGATGTTCTCAATGCCTACAGAAGAATATGAACCAGACCCAGTTGTGGCAAAAGCACTGAATAAGTTATTAATTCTTCATGCAGACCATGAGCAAAACTGTTCTGCGTCTACCGTAAGAATTGTTGGATCATCTCAAGCTAACCTTTATGCTTCAGTTGCTGCAGGTGTAACAGCATTGTGGGGTCCTCTTCACGGAGGAGCTAACCAAGCCGTTATTGAAATGCTCGAAAATATTAGAAAGGATGGTGGTGACACAGACAAATGGATTGCTAAAGCAAAAGACAAAGAAGATCCATTCCGTTTGATGGGATTCGGACATAGAGTATATAAAAACTTTGATCCCAGAGCAACAATCATTAAGAAAGCTGCTGATGATGTTCTTGACAAGTTAGGCGTGGTTGATCCAGTTCTTGATATTGCCAAAAAACTAGAAAAGGTAGCGTTAGAAGATGAATACTTTGTAAAAAGAGGTCTCTACCCTAATGTAGATTTCTACTCTGGCATTATTTACAGAGCACTAGGAATTCCAACAGAAATGTTTACTGTGATGTTTGCACTAGGTAGACTTCCTGGTTGGATTGGTCAATGGAAAGAGATGATTGAGAATGGTGAGCCTATTGGAAGACCTAGACAGGTATATAAAGGAGCTAACAAAAGAGATTACGTTCCGATTGAGAATAGATAA
- a CDS encoding site-specific integrase — protein MAKVKLKLDTRKNREKSDGTYPIVIAISHKGQTRFINLKKSCLIEKWSDVSFIGKSVPNSNLINAKIELQLSKAKTYVLNNTLEVEEMQIGELKSNLEIVVFSSENTTQRTKNRILAKKLNSSSLTKYANERIKLLTQSKGNGYAAVFRSSLERFQSYFGKDEILFADVDLAFLRGFEAYCKSRNNKNSTISIYLRPIQTLYKEAILEGVITSDLNPFERYKIPKAEKTKKRALRIEVIRDIRKLELKPHSALWDAKNYFLFMFNNMGINFVDIAKLEKWQILGAKYENGKLVQGRLNYKRSKSKGEFSIKLTDESLAILNSYNIFEKDKNDKVFPIGYTDTEIGYRTYKQKRKRINRRIREIGAMVGLDEDITTYYARHSWATIAKRKMLPISVISEGLGHSDLRTTQIYLDSFDDDVLDDANDQIVD, from the coding sequence ATGGCTAAAGTTAAACTAAAATTAGATACTCGCAAGAACCGGGAAAAATCGGATGGAACTTACCCGATAGTTATCGCTATTTCCCACAAAGGACAAACCCGTTTTATCAATCTCAAAAAATCATGCTTAATAGAAAAATGGAGTGATGTTAGTTTTATCGGTAAATCAGTTCCCAATTCAAATTTGATAAATGCTAAGATTGAGTTGCAACTCTCAAAAGCGAAAACTTACGTATTAAATAACACTCTTGAAGTAGAGGAAATGCAAATCGGGGAACTTAAAAGCAATTTGGAAATTGTTGTTTTTTCATCTGAGAATACCACCCAACGAACAAAAAACAGAATCTTAGCAAAGAAATTAAATTCCAGTTCGCTGACAAAATACGCTAACGAGAGAATCAAACTCTTAACCCAAAGTAAAGGAAACGGTTATGCGGCTGTTTTTAGATCATCTTTAGAACGCTTTCAAAGTTATTTTGGTAAAGATGAAATTCTATTTGCGGATGTGGATTTAGCTTTCTTACGTGGCTTTGAAGCGTACTGCAAGAGCAGAAACAACAAAAATAGTACGATCAGCATTTATTTACGACCTATTCAAACGCTTTATAAGGAAGCAATCTTGGAAGGAGTTATAACAAGTGATTTAAACCCGTTTGAACGGTATAAGATTCCCAAAGCAGAAAAGACCAAAAAGAGAGCATTGCGAATTGAAGTTATACGGGATATTAGAAAACTCGAATTGAAACCTCATTCCGCTTTATGGGATGCAAAAAACTACTTCCTATTCATGTTTAATAATATGGGGATCAATTTCGTTGATATTGCGAAGTTAGAGAAATGGCAAATTTTGGGAGCGAAATACGAAAATGGAAAACTGGTTCAGGGACGATTGAATTATAAGCGGAGTAAGAGCAAAGGAGAGTTCTCGATAAAGCTAACGGACGAATCTTTAGCAATACTGAACAGTTACAATATTTTTGAGAAGGACAAAAACGATAAAGTGTTTCCTATTGGTTATACAGATACGGAAATCGGTTACAGGACTTACAAGCAAAAACGAAAGCGAATCAATCGAAGGATTCGGGAGATCGGTGCAATGGTTGGACTGGATGAAGATATAACAACATATTACGCTCGTCATTCATGGGCTACGATTGCTAAAAGAAAAATGCTTCCAATTTCTGTAATATCTGAGGGGTTAGGTCATTCTGATCTAAGAACCACCCAAATCTATTTAGATTCTTTTGATGATGATGTGTTGGATGATGCAAATGACCAAATAGTTGATTAA
- a CDS encoding GNAT family N-acetyltransferase encodes MRPNQAEPRLSIQLIETENDNRLRKIEQLAQEIWTEHYTPIIGEAQVKYMLDQFQRYQKIKEQLLEGYIYGVVYLQDHLIGYFSVQPRDHHLFLSKIYLKSNQRGKGFFSVVLKFIEQVAKEYQKKVIELTVNKHNTDTINIYKTKGFEIVKPAVFDIGNGYVMDDYIMRKHI; translated from the coding sequence ATGAGACCAAATCAAGCAGAACCTAGATTATCTATTCAACTTATTGAAACAGAAAATGACAATCGTTTGCGTAAAATAGAGCAATTAGCGCAGGAGATCTGGACAGAACATTATACACCAATCATTGGAGAAGCTCAAGTAAAGTACATGCTAGATCAGTTTCAGCGCTACCAAAAAATAAAAGAACAGCTACTTGAAGGCTATATCTATGGAGTTGTTTATTTACAAGATCACCTGATAGGCTACTTTTCTGTTCAACCGAGAGATCATCACCTTTTTTTGAGCAAAATATACCTTAAAAGTAACCAACGAGGAAAAGGGTTTTTCTCTGTTGTTTTAAAGTTTATTGAACAGGTCGCAAAGGAATACCAGAAGAAAGTCATTGAACTTACGGTTAACAAACACAATACTGACACGATCAATATTTACAAAACAAAAGGCTTTGAGATTGTTAAACCAGCCGTATTTGATATCGGAAATGGCTATGTAATGGATGATTATATTATGAGAAAACATATTTAA
- a CDS encoding peptidylprolyl isomerase, which produces MRQICFFGIIVLTALLIGCSSEEEDYSKYTEEFEQDMAEKKKQDSIYLANLPKPDTNKITNENVVQKLTVFGHLNKENKVKISTKFGDIVIELFDDTPLHRANFLMLAKKGVIDSTIFYRVVEDFVVQGGSSDRAEVNTKMKEHGVYTIPDEIHPHHYHIRGNVAMAVNEQWEIPEEDRNKNSSCYNFYIVQRKPMTKKYLEGVIKKYDLELTEKEKSMYLKYGGTPHLDGDYTVFGKVVEGMSVVDKIAKLETDKTDMPLDEVKIGLSVVK; this is translated from the coding sequence ATGAGACAGATTTGTTTTTTTGGAATTATCGTATTAACTGCCTTATTAATTGGTTGTTCAAGTGAGGAAGAGGATTATTCTAAATATACTGAAGAGTTTGAACAGGATATGGCTGAGAAAAAGAAACAGGACTCTATTTATTTAGCTAATCTTCCCAAACCAGATACCAATAAAATCACGAACGAGAATGTCGTACAAAAACTGACCGTATTTGGTCATCTTAACAAGGAGAACAAGGTTAAGATTTCTACCAAATTTGGTGATATCGTTATTGAGTTGTTTGACGACACTCCATTACATCGGGCAAATTTTTTAATGTTGGCTAAAAAAGGGGTGATAGATTCCACCATATTCTATAGGGTAGTGGAGGATTTTGTTGTGCAGGGTGGATCTTCAGATCGAGCTGAAGTAAACACAAAAATGAAGGAGCATGGAGTCTATACCATTCCTGATGAGATTCACCCCCACCATTATCACATAAGGGGTAATGTAGCAATGGCCGTTAATGAACAATGGGAGATTCCTGAAGAAGATCGCAACAAAAATAGCAGTTGCTATAATTTTTACATTGTACAACGCAAGCCAATGACGAAGAAGTATTTGGAAGGAGTTATCAAAAAATACGACTTAGAATTAACAGAGAAAGAGAAGTCAATGTACCTGAAATATGGTGGAACACCCCACCTGGATGGCGATTACACGGTTTTTGGAAAGGTTGTGGAGGGAATGTCTGTTGTAGATAAAATTGCTAAATTAGAAACCGATAAGACAGATATGCCTTTAGACGAGGTTAAAATTGGTTTAAGTGTAGTAAAATAA
- a CDS encoding helix-turn-helix domain-containing protein, giving the protein MEIIVFEKESFYKMIDELTIRIIENVERRYKEDEWIGETEAKKLLGIKSKAKLQQLRDGVKIEFSRFGKIIRYSRSSILQFLERNRVGLDKI; this is encoded by the coding sequence ATGGAAATCATAGTTTTTGAAAAGGAGAGCTTCTACAAAATGATTGACGAATTAACAATTCGGATTATCGAGAATGTGGAACGTAGGTATAAAGAGGATGAATGGATTGGAGAAACGGAAGCAAAAAAACTGCTTGGAATAAAAAGCAAAGCAAAATTGCAACAGCTTCGAGATGGGGTAAAAATTGAGTTCAGCAGATTTGGTAAAATTATCAGATACAGCAGATCAAGTATTTTGCAGTTTTTAGAAAGAAATCGTGTAGGATTAGATAAAATTTAG
- a CDS encoding DUF1801 domain-containing protein, producing MKSNAVDQYILRQKGAIRIMMEILNDFLTSPELELSSTLKYGLPFYASDKQAICYLHKCKDGTLDITFWNGKSLFHQFKQLQLRDRKRMASLNYAKPEEMNLELIRDIANETKSSRT from the coding sequence ATGAAGTCAAACGCAGTTGATCAATACATTCTTAGACAAAAAGGTGCGATCAGAATAATGATGGAGATCTTAAACGATTTCTTGACATCCCCTGAACTCGAGCTCTCCTCTACCCTCAAATATGGGCTTCCGTTTTACGCATCAGACAAACAGGCGATTTGCTACCTGCATAAATGCAAAGATGGAACGTTAGATATAACTTTTTGGAATGGGAAGTCGCTGTTCCATCAGTTTAAACAACTTCAGTTGAGAGATCGGAAACGAATGGCTTCTTTGAACTATGCCAAACCAGAAGAGATGAACTTAGAACTGATCAGAGACATTGCAAATGAGACCAAATCAAGCAGAACCTAG
- a CDS encoding UDP-2,3-diacylglucosamine diphosphatase gives MKRTVDLLVLSDVHLGTYGSNAKELLTYLESIEPREVILNGDIIDIWHFSKRSWPKYHTKVVQHVIKWISEGKKVTYITGNHDETMRRFAGFSVNNFSITNKLVLTLSDGKKAWFFHGDVFDVSMKHTRWIAKLGGFGYNILIFLNKVINWFSLKLSGKRVSFSKSIKDGVKSAVKKANNFEDTAAKIAADNDYDFVVCGHIHQPVIRDIETTKKTVTYLNSGDWIENLTALEYNNNNWSIFEFRKSELADIKVDYQLDDLNSSILFKKMIKEFEDDHLIHSN, from the coding sequence ATGAAAAGAACGGTTGATCTCCTTGTGTTATCTGATGTACATCTAGGTACATACGGATCTAATGCCAAAGAATTACTGACTTATTTAGAATCAATTGAGCCAAGAGAAGTTATTCTTAATGGTGACATTATCGATATCTGGCATTTTAGCAAACGTTCCTGGCCAAAGTATCATACTAAGGTGGTTCAACATGTGATTAAGTGGATCAGTGAAGGTAAGAAAGTTACCTACATTACAGGTAATCATGATGAAACGATGAGAAGGTTTGCTGGATTCTCTGTCAACAACTTCTCGATTACCAATAAACTGGTTCTTACTTTGTCAGATGGGAAAAAAGCTTGGTTCTTTCACGGAGATGTTTTTGATGTTTCAATGAAGCACACACGTTGGATCGCTAAACTTGGAGGTTTTGGTTATAACATTCTCATATTTCTGAACAAAGTGATCAACTGGTTTTCGTTGAAATTGAGTGGTAAGCGTGTTTCATTTTCAAAGAGCATTAAAGATGGTGTGAAGAGTGCCGTTAAAAAAGCAAATAACTTTGAAGATACTGCAGCAAAGATTGCCGCAGACAATGACTATGACTTTGTTGTCTGTGGTCATATTCACCAGCCAGTGATTAGAGATATTGAAACTACCAAGAAAACCGTTACCTACCTGAACTCTGGTGACTGGATAGAAAATCTTACTGCGCTAGAGTACAACAATAATAATTGGTCTATCTTTGAATTTAGAAAAAGTGAGTTGGCAGATATCAAAGTAGATTATCAATTGGATGACTTGAATAGCAGTATTCTTTTCAAAAAGATGATCAAAGAATTTGAAGACGATCATTTGATCCATTCAAATTAA